From a single Ciona intestinalis unplaced genomic scaffold, KH HT000109.2, whole genome shotgun sequence genomic region:
- the LOC100182804 gene encoding uncharacterized protein LOC100182804: MNRHGLTAAWMCVMIINNFNLDCVQAFGIRLCRNVTVRETKAIDFSYKVSVNISDELVFIVTASWDLWNPKNVSLDGFLYLFLKVNNQIMDDKVSLPTTDHCNPGANHFWVTTSNTSVCSQVEGCNSTYQCLCDVNCQLTRSTPPCRSLEYWMSQGWRSVPGHYRSVSFIVEYFSFYDFDVTPYYRQYIGNNSGQHLNRLYRNLPPLNNCAQLVQQQSGKSFAESQDICCNLTQPLARNITFSQPILDYVKDTINITVTWLPPITRDLLSFFSVRVEFKDPSEWISPGPRTVGSPQNISFNYSNVYLGDCDSDLNHFWSITVTGLKAQYEYYFMVTPIYYDTELEIMCMSSACTKRELLSIPAINPCDKQWDYCDVNSNCTSVDMNGQTLNSTCNCHQGYHGNGINRKMDPMGNGCSDIDSCRLGEYPCSASTNCTDDPPPSMGVTCVCLAGYSGDGLKTGSGCRNNALFVLQIVLPIVAVIIVIVCIVVWRLQVRRNRKNDLQWSQFIANENFSNYSMLVKNMDKEESDCIPTFGSKWEINRDNLVVGEILGRGNYGIVYKGTYEGETPTDVAIKTMKDGLNMEQNEIEFLTEIGFMLNVGDHPNVLKVIGCCTTVKPIMLVTEYLKYGDLLHFLWDAREITKCNKDPVYHVTEKSLFLMSADVATGMDFLTRSRIIHGDLAARNILVGEDLRCKISDFGLANDVYRYGAIKGQSERCVPFKWISPERMMSGKVPITSKSDVWSFGNLMYEMVTLGCMPFPDVESDGLLEKLKSGYRMKQPSSCSDEMFSIMTKCWKWKASSRPSFTNLIKLIDEETKKLKDADYVNLAQTVDDIDIQEYEVGITKQKKTKTDDIEVAENKDLLKRIFIINDDNALNTETS, from the exons ATGAATAGGCATGGTTTAACAGCTGCTTGGATGTGTGTTATGATAATAAACAACTTCAATTTGGATTGTGTCCAAGCTTTTGGCATAAGGTTATGCAGGAACG TAACGGTCAGAGAAACAAAAGCGATTGATTTTTCATACAAAGTTAGCGTAAATATCAGCGACGAATTGGTGTTTATTGTGACTGCGTCGTGGGATCTTTGGAACCCGAAAA ATGTATCACTGGATGGATTCCTTTATTTGTTTCTCAAAGTTAATAACCAGATAATGGATGACAAAGTTTCCCTGCCTACAACAGACCACTGCAATCCTGG TGCGAACCACTTCTGGGTGACAACATCAAACACTTCTGTTTGTTCCCAAGTGGAGGGTTGTAACTCAACCTACCAGTGCCTATGTGATGTCAATTGCCAGTTAACTAGGAGCACCCCACCATGTAGGAGCTTGGAGTATTGGATGAGCCAGGGTTGGAGGAGTGTTCCAGGG CATTACCGAAGTGTTTCATTCattgttgaatatttttcattctatgATTTTGACGTCACACCTTATTACAG GCAATACATAGGCAACAATTCCGGCCAGCACCTTAACAGGTTATACAGAAACCTTCCACCTCTCAATAACTGTGCTCAACTAGTTCAACAGCAAAGTGGAAAATCATTCGCTGAATCTCAAGACATTTGCTGCA ATCTCACTCAACCTTTGGCTCGTAACATTACATTCTCGCAACCTATACTTGATTATGTGAAAGACACGATCAACATCACAGTAACATGGTTGCCACCCATTACAAGGGACTTGCTATCTTTCTTCAGTGTGCGAGTGGAATTTAAAGACCCATCAGAATGGATATCACCTGGGCCAAGAACTGTT GGTTCTCCACAAAACATCTCTTTCAATTATTCCAACGTATATCTTGGAGATTGCGACTCTGACCTCAACCATTTCTGGTCCATTACTGTTACTGGATTGAAAGCACAGTACGAATATTATTTCATGGTCACACCAATATATTACGACACAGAGCTTGAGATAATGTGCATGTCAAGTGCGTGTACTAAGAGGGAGCTGCTTTCTATACCTG ccaTCAACCCTTGTGATAAACAATGGGATTATTGTGATGTGAATTCTAATTGTACATCGGTGGACATGAATGGTCAAACATTGAACTCAACTTGTAATTGTCATCAGGGTTACCATGGTAACGGAATCAACAGGAAAAtgg ATCCTATGGGAAACGGTTGTTCTGACATTGACAGTTGTCGTTTAGGGGAATACCCATGTTCAGCCTCCACTAATTGCACGGATGACCCGCCGCCGTCAATGGGGGTTACGTGTGTTTGTTTGGCCGGTTACTCGGGGGATGG ATTAAAGACCGGCTCCGGTTGTCGTAACAATGCTTTGTTTGTTCTCCAAATTGTCCTTCCCATTGTTGCTGTCATAATAGTGATTGTTTGCATCGTTGTGTGGAGACTACAAGTTCGACGGAATCGAAAGAATGACCTTCAGTGGTCACAGTTCATCGCGAACGAGAATTTCAGTAATTATTCAAtgcttgttaaaaacatggatAAGGAAGAG AGCGACTGCATTCCAACGTTCGGCTCAAAATGGGAAATAAATCGTGATAACTTAGTAGTCGGTGAAATCTTGGGTCGCGGTAATTATGGGATTGTGTATAAAGGTACTTATGAAGGGGAAACACCTACTGATGTGGCCATTAAGACTATGAAAG ATGGATTAAACATGGAGCAAAACGAAATTGAGTTTTTGACTGAGATTGGGTTCATGTTGAATGTTGGGGACCATCCCAATGTGTTAAAAGTGATCGGTTGTTGCACTACTGTGAAACCGATAATGTTGGTGACTGAGTATTTGAAATATGGGGATCTCCTGCATTTTCTATGGGATGCAAGAGAG ATCACGAAATGCAACAAAGACCCAGTGTACCACGTTACTGAGAAGAGCCTCTTCCTCATGTCCGCTGATGTTGCCACGGGGATGGATTTCCTCACGAGATCCCGAATCATCCATGGTGACCTTGCTGCACGGAACATCTTGGTTGGAGAAGACTTGAGATGTAAAATATCGGACTTTGGTCTCGCTAATGATGTTTATAG GTATGGAGCGATCAAAGGCCAATCAGAAAGATGCGTTCCGTTCAAATGGATCAGCCCAGAGCGTATGATGTCAGGGAAAGTCCCTATTACGAGCAAAAGTGATGT TTGGTCATTTGGAAACTTAATGTATGAAATGGTAACACTTGGTTGCATGCCTTTCCCTGATGTTGAGTCTGATGGTTTGCTCGAAAAGTTAAAGTCAGGATATCGAATGAAGCAACCATCATCATGCAGTGATgaaat GTTTTCCATTATGACGAAATGTTGGAAATGGAAAGCTTCATCAAGACCAAGTTTCACCAACCTTATAAAGTTGATCGATGAAGAGACGAAGAAACTAAAAGACGCAGATTACGTGAACTTGGCACAGACAGTGGATGATATTGATATTCAG gAATATGAAGTGGGAATCACCAAacaaaagaaaactaaaacagATGACATCGAGGTTGCGGAAAACAAAGATCTTTTGAAGCGAATATTTATCATTAATGACGACAATGCATTAAACACTGAAACATcataa